A stretch of the Symmachiella macrocystis genome encodes the following:
- a CDS encoding phytanoyl-CoA dioxygenase family protein: MTAPTTSTITDAHRQQYLDEGYFILENVIPEEHLKILRDSCDHLIALMHEEMDRLGTDHIHISHRGKRYHIAKQYDQPLQLSEYVFSDLMADVCRATIGETAYLFYDQYVVKAAEQGIKFSWHQDGGYLGFPHRPYVTVWAAVDDMTLENGTAYVMPYSTVGIRSLVEHIRDPETGDKVGYFGKEPGIPAVVPAGSLAVFSSLSFHRSGSNTTDRLRRAYVTQYSPEPLYRPETEELMHLGVPFLENGNRLRRS; encoded by the coding sequence GTGACAGCGCCCACCACGAGTACAATTACTGACGCCCACCGGCAGCAATATCTGGACGAAGGTTACTTCATCCTCGAAAACGTGATACCCGAGGAACACCTGAAAATCCTCCGTGACTCCTGCGACCACTTGATCGCGCTGATGCATGAGGAGATGGACCGGCTTGGCACCGATCACATTCACATCAGCCATCGCGGCAAACGGTATCACATTGCCAAACAATACGACCAACCGCTGCAGTTGTCGGAATACGTCTTCAGTGACCTGATGGCCGACGTCTGCCGGGCGACGATTGGTGAGACCGCGTATTTGTTTTACGATCAATACGTCGTCAAAGCGGCGGAGCAAGGGATTAAATTTTCCTGGCACCAGGATGGCGGCTATCTCGGATTTCCGCACCGACCTTACGTCACTGTCTGGGCGGCGGTCGACGACATGACGTTGGAAAACGGCACGGCCTACGTGATGCCCTATTCCACGGTCGGCATTCGTTCGCTGGTCGAACACATTCGCGATCCCGAAACGGGTGACAAGGTCGGCTACTTCGGCAAAGAACCGGGCATCCCCGCTGTCGTCCCCGCCGGAAGTTTAGCGGTTTTCAGCTCACTATCGTTTCATCGCAGTGGATCGAACACCACCGACCGTTTGCGCCGCGCCTATGTCACACAATATTCGCCTGAGCCACTTTATCGCCCCGAAACCGAAGAACTGATGCACCTCGGCGTACCGTTTTTAGAAAACGGCAATCGTCTGCGCCGCAGCTAA
- a CDS encoding sugar phosphate isomerase/epimerase family protein encodes MTTHSNALTRRQFNSLLGASAAGLACAPLASAAEKPLKLRYIVGSSMYGYTKLAEILPEVRKTGATAIDIWPKRHGDQREQLDELGEEKFVELLKQNNVTLGCITQYPLGPFGLQDEMRLASRLGCPTMVTGGSGPKDLKGSELKAAVGAFVEKMKPHLAVAEETGVTIAIENHANNLIDSPDSLKWLIELRPSKHLAVALAPYHLPQDEKLLADLIRTLGNGIAMFYAWEHGMGCMTKLPKEQELMQMPGRGPLDFAPLMAAVKSIDYQGWTEIFMHPVPRGIPILETTTEVTAEINRARDYLAKLL; translated from the coding sequence ATGACAACTCATTCCAACGCGCTCACCCGCCGACAATTCAACAGTCTGCTCGGTGCCTCCGCTGCCGGTCTAGCCTGCGCCCCGCTGGCAAGCGCCGCCGAAAAACCGCTCAAGTTGCGGTACATCGTTGGCTCCTCAATGTATGGCTACACGAAACTAGCTGAGATCCTGCCCGAGGTCCGCAAGACGGGTGCCACGGCGATCGACATTTGGCCCAAGCGGCACGGCGATCAGCGTGAACAACTCGATGAATTGGGCGAAGAGAAATTCGTTGAATTGCTCAAACAAAATAATGTGACCTTGGGTTGCATCACCCAATACCCACTCGGCCCGTTCGGCTTGCAGGACGAAATGCGACTCGCGTCGCGACTCGGTTGCCCGACGATGGTCACTGGCGGCAGCGGCCCGAAGGACCTCAAGGGAAGTGAACTTAAGGCAGCGGTTGGTGCGTTCGTGGAAAAAATGAAACCACATCTCGCCGTGGCCGAGGAAACCGGCGTCACGATCGCGATTGAGAATCACGCCAACAACCTCATCGACTCTCCCGATTCGTTGAAATGGCTGATTGAATTGCGTCCGAGCAAACATCTGGCGGTCGCGTTGGCCCCCTACCATCTGCCACAAGATGAAAAGTTGCTGGCCGATTTGATCCGCACACTGGGCAACGGCATCGCTATGTTTTATGCCTGGGAGCACGGCATGGGCTGCATGACGAAACTGCCTAAAGAACAAGAGTTGATGCAAATGCCGGGTCGAGGTCCACTCGACTTCGCCCCATTGATGGCGGCCGTCAAATCGATCGACTATCAAGGTTGGACAGAGATCTTCATGCACCCGGTCCCGCGTGGAATCCCGATTTTAGAGACCACCACCGAAGTGACGGCCGAAATCAACCGCGCACGGGATTATCTGGCGAAGTTGCTGTAA
- a CDS encoding c-type cytochrome, which translates to MRNSRTVFVAMTAFVLTTATVYCHAADPDSPAPPFVAGFDRFARHGDITPLTASQLLFSELSCTACHAATENHLKPKRGPRLNGVADRIDPDWIKRFLAAPHTVKPGTTMPDVLAGLNQADKQQAIAALSTYLATQHQAFPEIKAGGGNPVPHEFWIKGNAQRGKQLYHQVGCVACHQPDADYEVAEIKPSAIDEILDQLDPEELAELGLASAARRIASVPHGNLPVKYTSKSLSFFLLNPEALRPSGRMPSLKLQAVEAADIAAYLLKDQDELDPPTPPVEDPQLIAEGRRLFREFRCVNCHDTNDKADRNPAKPLAKLHRGADHSCIVAPRNGKSHFDLGTRQNGIPHYAVDPPQAAAIHEVLASGNTAATDPLQLAMLQLNCYACHDRNEQGGVGRFRKPYFETVGHVDLGDEGRLPPPLTGVGRKLRQDWMKKVLSGNGDVRSHMHIRMPKFPAGVVKSLPAQFARADDAKPSSEKEAFGPPQDVAEAGRRLMDIGCVQCHQFRGETLPGTVGTDLSGVTARVDPQWFYEFLLNPGELKNRTRMPTFFPGGTSQDKELLGGDPKRQIAAMWAYLKGLDKLPLPEKIVQARSESFELIPRDRPIVLRTFMDEAGTHAIAVGFPEQVNFAFDAETVRLAHAWRGGFLDALGTWFIRFAPPAHPLGNASMNLPEGVPLAILKTDKQPWLTGAADENGYRFGGYKLDSDGIPTFLYRYGPFDIQDRIMPSEEKGLQRQLTILNRHPDKSPPPVWFRANLGKTLNQQGQSAYRNDQGLTVTMPKELAAQGQMRTSNKLSEWILPIDVVKKTTIEVQYAW; encoded by the coding sequence ATGCGAAACTCACGGACCGTTTTCGTTGCGATGACGGCGTTCGTTCTCACGACTGCGACAGTATACTGCCATGCTGCTGATCCGGATTCACCGGCTCCGCCATTCGTTGCGGGGTTTGATCGCTTTGCGCGACACGGTGACATCACTCCACTGACCGCTAGCCAGCTATTGTTCAGCGAACTCAGCTGCACCGCTTGCCATGCTGCGACAGAAAACCATCTAAAACCCAAGCGCGGCCCGCGACTCAACGGTGTTGCGGATCGCATTGATCCGGATTGGATCAAACGCTTCCTCGCCGCCCCCCATACGGTCAAACCGGGAACGACGATGCCCGATGTTCTAGCGGGACTGAATCAAGCGGACAAACAACAGGCGATCGCCGCACTGTCCACCTATCTGGCGACGCAACACCAAGCGTTTCCGGAAATCAAAGCCGGAGGCGGCAATCCGGTTCCGCACGAGTTTTGGATTAAGGGAAACGCGCAGCGCGGCAAACAATTGTATCACCAGGTGGGTTGCGTTGCCTGCCATCAACCCGATGCGGACTATGAAGTCGCCGAAATCAAACCCTCTGCCATTGATGAAATCCTCGACCAACTCGATCCCGAAGAATTGGCCGAACTCGGACTAGCGTCTGCCGCACGCCGCATCGCATCGGTTCCACACGGCAATCTGCCGGTGAAGTATACTTCGAAATCGTTGTCGTTCTTCCTACTCAACCCCGAAGCCCTTCGCCCGAGCGGTCGCATGCCGAGTCTGAAATTACAAGCCGTCGAGGCGGCTGATATTGCTGCCTATCTTCTCAAGGACCAAGACGAACTCGATCCACCAACACCGCCTGTGGAGGATCCCCAGTTGATCGCCGAGGGGCGTCGATTGTTTCGCGAGTTCCGTTGCGTGAATTGCCATGACACAAATGATAAAGCCGACCGCAATCCCGCCAAACCGCTGGCGAAGCTCCATCGTGGAGCCGACCACTCCTGTATCGTCGCGCCGCGGAATGGAAAGTCGCATTTCGATCTTGGGACCCGGCAGAATGGTATCCCACATTATGCTGTCGACCCTCCACAAGCCGCCGCCATTCACGAGGTCCTTGCGTCTGGCAACACCGCAGCTACCGACCCTTTGCAGTTGGCGATGCTACAACTGAACTGCTATGCCTGCCACGATCGCAACGAACAAGGGGGCGTCGGTCGTTTTCGCAAACCGTATTTCGAAACCGTCGGACATGTCGATCTGGGAGACGAAGGCCGCCTGCCGCCACCATTGACGGGCGTCGGCCGCAAATTGCGGCAAGACTGGATGAAGAAAGTTCTCAGTGGCAACGGCGACGTACGGTCGCACATGCACATTCGCATGCCGAAGTTCCCAGCAGGAGTTGTAAAGTCGCTCCCGGCACAGTTCGCCCGCGCTGATGATGCAAAACCATCGTCCGAAAAAGAAGCCTTTGGACCGCCACAAGACGTCGCCGAAGCGGGCCGCCGTTTAATGGATATCGGCTGCGTACAGTGCCATCAATTTCGTGGTGAAACCTTGCCGGGAACCGTCGGCACCGACTTGTCAGGGGTTACCGCGCGTGTCGATCCTCAGTGGTTTTACGAATTCTTATTGAATCCCGGCGAGTTGAAAAACCGCACGCGCATGCCAACTTTTTTCCCAGGCGGCACCAGCCAAGACAAAGAGCTGCTGGGCGGCGACCCCAAACGTCAAATTGCGGCGATGTGGGCCTATTTAAAAGGTTTGGACAAACTACCGCTTCCAGAAAAAATCGTCCAAGCCCGCTCGGAGAGTTTCGAGCTCATCCCCCGCGACCGGCCCATTGTGTTGCGAACATTTATGGACGAAGCCGGTACGCACGCGATTGCGGTCGGCTTTCCCGAACAGGTCAACTTTGCGTTCGATGCGGAAACTGTCCGCCTTGCGCATGCTTGGCGGGGCGGGTTCTTGGACGCGTTGGGAACCTGGTTTATCCGCTTCGCTCCCCCCGCCCATCCGCTGGGGAATGCCTCCATGAACCTACCGGAAGGCGTGCCGCTGGCGATTCTCAAAACCGACAAACAACCCTGGCTGACCGGCGCAGCTGACGAGAATGGTTATCGTTTCGGCGGATATAAATTAGACAGCGACGGCATCCCAACGTTTCTTTATCGCTATGGGCCGTTCGATATTCAGGACCGCATTATGCCGAGCGAGGAAAAAGGTTTGCAGCGGCAATTGACGATCTTGAATCGCCATCCTGACAAATCGCCCCCACCGGTTTGGTTTCGTGCCAACCTCGGTAAAACACTCAATCAACAAGGACAGTCGGCCTACAGGAACGATCAGGGCTTAACGGTGACAATGCCGAAGGAACTGGCTGCCCAGGGCCAGATGCGCACATCCAACAAGTTATCCGAATGGATCCTCCCCATTGACGTCGTCAAGAAAACGACGATCGAGGTGCAATACGCATGGTAG
- a CDS encoding DUF7133 domain-containing protein has translation MVVRPLLFLFAALCTCQFNIARAADENDYYRLETVVASPAATASRSKTWRPAPDGLALEVSGIAVLDDKRVAVAIRKGEVWILGGVYDDPPENVTYKRFASALHEPLGLLKLGDSLYTTQRSELTQLRDSDGDEVADEYLTVAKGWGVTGHYHEYAYGPKLDGDGNMWVTLNIGLGLKGKQLRRTVHEPTLNLRQGRWRGWGMKIGSDGELIPICAGMRSPSGLGANAEGDMFYTDQQGNWVATNSLHHMREGVFFHHAEALASMNLPGSPISGIEKIPNGVPFPEAVRLLPQLQPPAVWFPYKKAGQSTTDIMLDESDGKFGPFAGQLFIGEFTQAAMTRVFLEKVDGEYQGACFPFRYGFASAVLRMAQGTDGSMFVGLTNRGWSSLGTASYGLQRLIWTGQTPFEIKEMRARPNGFDLLFTKPVDRETAANVASYALKSYTYLYHSTYGSDEIQNKDLTITAAHVSDDGLRVHLQVEGLRELFVHELIAKGIRSADGESLLHPEAYYTLNRIPQK, from the coding sequence ATGGTAGTTCGACCGCTGCTATTTTTGTTCGCCGCTTTGTGTACATGCCAGTTTAACATCGCGCGCGCTGCTGACGAGAATGACTATTATCGCTTGGAAACAGTCGTCGCCTCACCGGCCGCAACGGCATCACGCTCAAAGACGTGGCGACCGGCGCCCGACGGTTTGGCGCTGGAGGTCAGCGGCATCGCCGTCCTGGACGACAAACGTGTCGCTGTCGCTATACGCAAAGGAGAAGTCTGGATTCTCGGCGGCGTCTACGACGATCCCCCCGAAAATGTCACCTACAAACGTTTTGCCTCCGCCCTGCACGAACCGTTGGGACTGCTCAAGCTGGGGGATTCGTTGTATACAACACAGCGAAGCGAGCTGACCCAACTGCGCGACAGTGATGGTGATGAGGTGGCCGACGAATATCTGACCGTCGCCAAAGGCTGGGGCGTCACCGGGCATTATCATGAGTACGCCTACGGCCCCAAACTAGACGGCGACGGCAATATGTGGGTCACGCTCAATATCGGATTGGGGCTCAAAGGAAAACAACTGCGACGCACCGTGCACGAACCAACACTCAACTTGCGACAGGGACGTTGGCGTGGTTGGGGCATGAAGATTGGCAGCGACGGTGAATTGATTCCCATCTGCGCCGGGATGCGCTCCCCCAGTGGACTGGGTGCCAATGCCGAGGGCGACATGTTCTACACCGACCAGCAGGGGAATTGGGTCGCCACGAATTCACTGCACCACATGCGTGAGGGGGTCTTTTTCCATCATGCCGAAGCGCTCGCCTCAATGAATCTTCCCGGCTCGCCGATCAGCGGGATTGAAAAAATCCCCAACGGTGTCCCTTTTCCCGAAGCCGTCCGACTGCTGCCGCAACTTCAACCGCCGGCGGTCTGGTTTCCCTACAAAAAAGCGGGGCAATCGACCACCGACATCATGCTCGATGAAAGCGACGGTAAGTTTGGGCCATTCGCGGGCCAACTTTTTATTGGCGAATTCACCCAAGCCGCCATGACTCGTGTATTTCTAGAAAAAGTCGACGGCGAATACCAAGGCGCCTGTTTCCCGTTTCGTTACGGATTCGCCTCGGCCGTCTTACGAATGGCGCAAGGCACCGATGGCAGCATGTTCGTTGGTTTAACCAATCGTGGCTGGAGTAGCCTAGGAACCGCATCCTACGGGCTACAGCGACTGATTTGGACCGGCCAAACGCCCTTCGAGATCAAAGAGATGCGTGCACGCCCCAATGGTTTTGATTTATTGTTCACCAAACCGGTCGACCGAGAAACCGCCGCCAACGTCGCGTCTTACGCTCTCAAGAGCTACACCTATCTGTATCACTCCACCTATGGCAGCGACGAAATCCAAAACAAAGACTTGACCATCACCGCCGCCCACGTCTCCGACGACGGCCTCCGCGTGCATTTGCAGGTCGAGGGTTTACGCGAACTGTTCGTGCACGAACTCATCGCCAAGGGCATCCGCAGCGCCGATGGCGAATCGTTATTGCACCCCGAAGCCTACTACACCCTCAACCGCATCCCCCAAAAATGA
- a CDS encoding phosphodiesterase, translating to MTTHILQLSDFHLLKNHADELRGVPTADCLTDLLTLVRANYSAADLFVLSGDIAAYGDVEAYHQTRELLADLLPRCVMIPGNHDETDLMRQAFPETIAGSPGPVTFSCDVAGWRMIGLDSHVAGAVHGELCGDQLQWLADEFSQHRDQATLLFMHHPPISVESTWLDRIMLRNANDLTKVLHAAPQVRGIFCGHVHQEFSGSFGAIPVHTTPATAIQFAPHTEELQFDNVPPGFRVIELDGDKFHTHIVRLPELKYPAT from the coding sequence ATGACCACACACATTCTGCAACTATCTGATTTTCATCTTTTAAAGAATCATGCCGACGAATTGCGGGGTGTCCCGACCGCTGACTGTCTGACGGATTTGTTAACCCTGGTGCGCGCCAATTATTCGGCGGCGGATCTGTTCGTACTCAGCGGCGATATTGCTGCTTATGGCGATGTGGAAGCCTATCATCAGACGCGTGAATTGTTGGCAGATCTATTGCCGCGCTGCGTAATGATTCCCGGCAACCATGACGAAACGGACCTGATGCGACAGGCCTTTCCTGAAACAATCGCCGGCTCACCCGGTCCGGTGACCTTTTCGTGCGACGTGGCTGGGTGGCGGATGATTGGTTTGGATTCGCATGTTGCCGGAGCGGTGCATGGCGAATTGTGCGGCGACCAACTTCAATGGCTGGCCGATGAATTCTCTCAACATCGCGATCAGGCAACGCTGCTGTTCATGCACCATCCTCCGATATCTGTGGAGAGTACATGGCTGGACCGGATCATGCTTCGCAACGCAAACGATTTGACAAAGGTACTGCATGCCGCGCCGCAAGTTCGCGGAATATTTTGTGGGCATGTCCACCAAGAGTTCAGCGGAAGCTTCGGCGCGATTCCCGTACACACCACACCGGCAACGGCGATTCAATTTGCGCCCCACACCGAAGAGTTACAATTCGACAACGTACCGCCGGGCTTCCGCGTGATCGAACTCGACGGCGACAAGTTTCACACCCACATTGTCCGCTTGCCCGAGTTAAAGTACCCCGCCACATAG
- a CDS encoding CoA transferase subunit A encodes MTQINPLPRGNGPLFLDCDPDAARDAFAEKSKQLQSKVMSVPEAVRQFVNDGDYLAAGGFGGDRIATALLHEIVRQRKQGLGLAGHTATHDFQILCAGNQTGRGQLLNRVDAAYIVGLEARGLSPHARRVVENGEVQLCEWTNYTLALRFQAAAMGLPYLPARSMLGTDTFQQSAAQTIICPFTGKKLAAIPALWPDIAVIHVHEADCYGNCRIRGTSVTDYHLARAAKKLIISCERLIDTEEIRRDPTATQIPFYCVDAVCEVPYGSFPANMPYEYFSDETHLCEWLTTERDPQQYQKYLHHYIFDVADFHEYLSRCGGLPRLQELRRQELFPAD; translated from the coding sequence ATGACACAAATCAATCCTCTACCGCGCGGCAATGGCCCGCTCTTCCTGGATTGCGATCCCGATGCGGCGCGGGATGCGTTTGCGGAGAAATCGAAGCAACTGCAATCTAAAGTTATGTCCGTCCCCGAAGCAGTCCGGCAATTCGTCAATGACGGCGATTACCTGGCGGCGGGCGGATTTGGCGGGGACCGCATTGCCACGGCCCTGTTGCACGAAATTGTGCGACAGCGAAAACAAGGACTAGGGTTAGCCGGGCATACAGCGACGCACGATTTTCAAATTCTGTGCGCGGGCAACCAAACCGGTCGCGGTCAACTGCTCAACCGCGTCGACGCCGCCTACATCGTTGGGCTGGAAGCACGCGGACTCTCCCCCCATGCGCGGCGGGTCGTCGAAAATGGCGAGGTGCAATTGTGCGAGTGGACAAACTACACGCTCGCCCTGCGATTCCAAGCGGCCGCCATGGGTCTGCCGTATTTGCCCGCACGAAGCATGTTGGGGACCGATACATTCCAGCAGAGCGCCGCTCAGACCATCATTTGCCCCTTCACCGGTAAAAAACTCGCCGCCATCCCCGCGCTGTGGCCGGATATCGCCGTGATTCACGTGCACGAAGCCGATTGTTATGGAAATTGCCGTATCCGCGGCACGTCGGTCACGGATTACCATCTCGCCCGCGCCGCCAAGAAATTGATCATCAGTTGCGAACGGCTGATCGATACAGAGGAGATTCGCCGCGACCCGACCGCCACGCAGATCCCGTTTTATTGCGTCGATGCGGTCTGCGAAGTCCCGTACGGCAGTTTTCCCGCCAATATGCCGTATGAATATTTTTCCGACGAAACACATCTGTGCGAATGGTTGACCACCGAACGCGATCCCCAGCAGTACCAGAAGTACCTGCATCATTATATTTTTGACGTCGCCGATTTCCACGAATACCTCTCGCGTTGCGGTGGTTTGCCCCGCTTGCAGGAGCTGAGACGCCAAGAACTGTTTCCCGCGGATTAA
- a CDS encoding glycosyltransferase family 2 protein, which translates to MDGLLIAYCSLASVGLLVCLLTLIQTWEHRRYHGKRLAATDEPFAHPPVMLLVPCKGVDLDFESNLQSLFTQEYANYQLCFIAESIHDPAVAVIEQFQKQFPAVPCRIEIAGLANDCGQKVHNLIVATTNIPDDVEVLAFADSDACPGPLWLARMVRRTANSRTGVVTGYRWFVPVRPTLSNLIVAAMNNQLAGNLGLRLFNLVWGGSWAMRKEVFERLNFPQAWQGCLNDDLLVTQSVRKAGLKVVYEPHCLVASPVDFDFPAMLEFARRQYFQVRIYTPRWWWLGLAAAALVNVMYLGSAILTVVWALTGGPFWVPLACGAIYYACSTMRTALRQRTMRPFLQIETATFREVTRFERFAAPMTAFFQLVAVVSSAGGRRIVWRGIRYYVAGPHETRIEFRPEQQIDDRANAA; encoded by the coding sequence ATGGATGGCCTGTTGATCGCCTATTGCAGCCTCGCCAGTGTCGGCCTACTGGTTTGCCTGCTGACGTTGATTCAGACGTGGGAGCATCGTCGATATCACGGCAAGCGGCTCGCGGCCACCGATGAACCGTTTGCGCATCCCCCCGTCATGCTGCTTGTGCCGTGCAAGGGGGTCGATCTGGATTTCGAAAGCAACCTGCAATCGTTGTTCACGCAGGAGTATGCGAACTATCAACTTTGCTTCATCGCCGAATCAATCCACGATCCCGCGGTGGCGGTGATTGAACAATTCCAAAAGCAGTTTCCCGCAGTCCCCTGCCGAATCGAAATCGCCGGGTTGGCCAACGATTGCGGGCAAAAGGTGCACAACCTGATCGTCGCGACAACTAACATTCCCGACGACGTCGAAGTCTTGGCGTTTGCTGATTCCGATGCCTGTCCCGGCCCGCTGTGGTTGGCTCGAATGGTGCGCCGCACCGCCAATAGCCGCACCGGCGTGGTCACCGGCTACCGTTGGTTTGTGCCGGTTCGGCCGACCTTGAGCAATCTCATTGTCGCCGCCATGAACAATCAACTCGCCGGCAATTTGGGCCTGCGGCTGTTCAACCTGGTCTGGGGCGGATCGTGGGCCATGCGCAAGGAGGTGTTTGAGAGACTGAATTTCCCCCAAGCATGGCAAGGCTGCTTGAATGACGATTTGCTCGTGACCCAATCGGTCCGCAAAGCGGGGCTGAAGGTCGTCTACGAACCACACTGCCTGGTCGCCTCACCCGTCGATTTTGATTTCCCGGCGATGTTGGAATTCGCAAGGCGGCAATACTTCCAAGTCCGTATCTACACCCCTCGCTGGTGGTGGCTGGGGCTGGCTGCGGCGGCTTTGGTTAATGTGATGTATCTTGGCTCGGCCATATTGACCGTGGTCTGGGCGCTTACCGGTGGACCGTTTTGGGTTCCGCTGGCCTGTGGTGCAATCTACTATGCCTGCTCAACCATGCGAACGGCGCTACGACAGCGTACCATGCGGCCGTTTTTACAAATTGAGACGGCTACATTTCGCGAAGTCACACGTTTCGAAAGATTTGCCGCCCCGATGACGGCGTTCTTCCAATTGGTCGCCGTCGTCTCGTCGGCTGGGGGACGCCGTATCGTTTGGCGGGGCATCCGGTATTACGTCGCCGGTCCGCACGAGACACGTATCGAATTCCGACCTGAGCAGCAAATCGACGATCGAGCGAACGCCGCTTAA
- a CDS encoding alpha/beta fold hydrolase, with protein MRMNACHGSLVLAILMCATSVVADESKRLTGFEDRLIPMERGQLCCAHRPGDGPTLLLIPGTFSDSRVFAKLVPHLSKSLNLLILENRGLGRSWPPPQDGSIEQCAQDALLVAEKLDLESFYIGGHSLGGMISLEVGHRAPEKLRGVISMEGWTSWHAARDAFHSDMKATLTDDQLAELAAYRKEVLAKWSERQRSSFGKVWKAWDGMSFLERTSLPVLEIYGDRGRVRPARESLRIPERDNIELMWIDNSSHSLHYQHPQRVAEAINRFIRDQEAKRASK; from the coding sequence ATGCGAATGAATGCATGTCACGGAAGTCTCGTGCTGGCAATCTTGATGTGTGCGACCTCGGTTGTCGCCGACGAATCGAAGCGGCTGACCGGGTTTGAGGACCGTTTGATTCCGATGGAGCGTGGGCAGTTGTGCTGTGCCCACCGGCCGGGAGATGGACCCACCTTGCTGCTCATCCCCGGCACGTTTTCCGACAGCCGAGTCTTTGCCAAACTGGTACCCCATTTGAGCAAAAGTCTGAATCTGTTAATCCTGGAAAACCGCGGATTGGGTCGGAGTTGGCCTCCGCCGCAGGATGGTTCCATTGAACAATGCGCACAAGATGCGTTGTTAGTGGCGGAAAAACTGGACCTTGAGTCGTTTTATATCGGCGGGCATAGCTTGGGAGGAATGATTTCCCTGGAAGTCGGCCACCGCGCGCCGGAGAAACTGCGCGGTGTAATCTCGATGGAAGGTTGGACGAGCTGGCATGCTGCTCGTGACGCATTTCACAGCGACATGAAGGCGACGCTGACCGACGACCAGTTGGCCGAGTTGGCGGCCTATCGCAAGGAGGTGTTGGCCAAGTGGAGCGAGCGACAGCGTTCGTCGTTTGGCAAAGTGTGGAAAGCCTGGGACGGCATGTCGTTCTTGGAGCGTACGTCCTTGCCCGTTTTGGAAATCTACGGAGACCGCGGCCGCGTACGACCGGCACGCGAGTCGTTACGAATTCCTGAGCGGGATAATATCGAACTTATGTGGATCGACAATTCATCGCATTCACTGCACTACCAGCATCCACAACGGGTGGCCGAAGCAATCAACCGCTTCATTCGCGATCAAGAAGCGAAACGAGCAAGTAAATGA